A genomic stretch from Bos javanicus breed banteng chromosome 3, ARS-OSU_banteng_1.0, whole genome shotgun sequence includes:
- the LOC133245256 gene encoding olfactory receptor 10J1-like: protein MKKKNHTLVSEFTLQGFSSFCEHQFTLFIVFFALYMLTLAGNIITVAIISLDRHLHTPMYFFLGMLSASETVYTVIIIPKMLCNLVGLSQSISLAGCATQMFFFITLAINNCFLLTAMGYDRYVAICHPLRYTVIMNRRVCIQLVWGACSIGLIVAMTQVTSVFRLPFCATKVAHFFCDIWPVMKLSCIDTTVNEILTLIISVLVILVPMGLVFISYILIISTILKIASAEGRKKAFATCASHLTVVIVHYGCASIAYLKPKSENSKDEDQLISVTYTVITPLLNPVVYTLRNKEAKDALLRAIGRKLS, encoded by the coding sequence atgaagaaaaagaatcacACTCTGGTGAGTGAGTTTACTCTTCAGGGTTTCTCCAGCTTCTGTGAGCACCAGTTCACCCTCTTTATCGTGTTTTTTGCACTGTACATGTTAACCCTGGCAGGCAATATCATCACTGTGGCCATCATCAGCCTTGACCgtcacctccacacccccatgtatttcttcctcgGCATGCTGTCAGCTTCCGAGACTGTGTACACAGTCATCATTATACCCAAGATGCTCTGCAACCTTGTAGGCCTGAGTCAGTCCATTTCTTTGGCAGGTTGTGCCACTCAGATGTTCTTCTTCATCACTTTGGCCATCAACAACTGCTTCCTGCTCACTGCGATGGGCTacgaccgctatgtggccatttgCCATCCCTTGAGGTACACAGTTATCATGAACAGGAGGGTGTGCATCCAGCTGGTGTGGGGGGCCTGCAGCATCGGGCTGATTGTGGCCATGACACAGGTGACGTCTGTATTCAGGTTACCCTTCTGTGCCACAAAGGTGGCccacttcttctgtgacatcTGGCCTGTGATGaagctctcctgcattgacacGACTGTCAATGAGATCCTGACTTTGATCATCAGTGTCCTGGTGATTCTGGTTCCCATGGGATTGGTTTTCATTTCCTATATCCTCATCATCTCCACCATCCTTAAAATTGCCTCAGCTGAAGGTCGGAAGAAGGCCTTTGCCACCTGCGCCTCCCACCTCACTGTGGTCATTGTCCACTATGGCTGTGCCTCCATTGCCTACCTCAAGCCCAagtcagagaacagcaaggatgAGGATCAGCTGATCTCAGTGACCTACACTGTCATCACCCCACTACTGAACCCTGTGGTGTACACCCTGAGGAACAAAGAGGCCAAGGATGCTCTGCTCCGGGCCATTGGCAGGAAGCTTTCCTGA